A stretch of Elephas maximus indicus isolate mEleMax1 chromosome 20, mEleMax1 primary haplotype, whole genome shotgun sequence DNA encodes these proteins:
- the C20H3orf62 gene encoding uncharacterized protein C3orf62 homolog isoform X2: protein MSEKLRRCRKELAAAIDRAFEGVSQSQECSGPQRRELDAAPPSFPLPAPQLLCRRHPLSACAAAPLAPVPSAAENESPAFAPNHAPVNAKPHAFCPQRKPLTSKENVLMHSSILAPERQFWRATGDGENWRKESLRKDMEKDLKVDSNMPLNNSSQEVTKDLLDMIDHTSIRTIEELAGKLEFENELNRVCGRCDDSPFEEEAWALFVDESPRKASDADPGGLKQAFDDHNIVETVLDLEEDYNLMTSFKYQIE from the exons ATGTCTGAAAAACTAAGAAGATGCAGAAAGGAGCTGGCCGCAGCCATTGACCGGGCCTTTGAAGGAGTCAGTCAGTCCCAGGAGTGCTCGGGCCCTCAGAGGCGGGAGCTGGATGCTGCACcgccctccttccccctcccggCGCCCCAGCTCCTCTGCAGGAGACACCCGCTCTCCGCCTGCGCTGCTGCACCTCTTGCTCCAGTCCCGTCGGCTGCTGAGAACGAGAGCCCTGCCTTTGCACCAAACCATGCCCCAGTAAATGCAAAGCCACATGCTTTCTGCCCCCAAAGAAAACCTCTGACCAGCAAGGAAAACGTATTGATGCATTCCTCCATTTTGGCACCTGAAAGACAGTTTTGGAGAGCCACAGGAGATGGGGAAAACTGGAGAAAAGAAAGTTTAAG GAAAGATATGGAGAAAGATTTGAAGGTTGACTCAAACATGCCACTCAACAATTCTAGCCAAGAAGTCACAAAGGATCTCCTTGATATGATCG ACCATACAAGCATCCGAACTATTGAAGAATTGGCTGGAAAACTAGAATTTGAAAATGAGTTAAACCGCGTGTGTGGTCGCTGCGACGACTCGCCCTTTGAGGAGGAAGCCTGGGCCCTGTTTGTGGACGAGAGCCCTCGGAAGGCCTCGGATGCCGACCCTGGGGGTCTCAAGCAGGCTTTTGATGATCACAATATCGTGGAGACTGTTCTGGACTTGGAAGAAGACTACAATTTGATGACCTCTTTTAAATACCAGATTGAATAG
- the C20H3orf62 gene encoding uncharacterized protein C3orf62 homolog isoform X1, whose protein sequence is MHYIIRTWSLLGEMSEKLRRCRKELAAAIDRAFEGVSQSQECSGPQRRELDAAPPSFPLPAPQLLCRRHPLSACAAAPLAPVPSAAENESPAFAPNHAPVNAKPHAFCPQRKPLTSKENVLMHSSILAPERQFWRATGDGENWRKESLRKDMEKDLKVDSNMPLNNSSQEVTKDLLDMIDHTSIRTIEELAGKLEFENELNRVCGRCDDSPFEEEAWALFVDESPRKASDADPGGLKQAFDDHNIVETVLDLEEDYNLMTSFKYQIE, encoded by the exons ATGCATTACATAATACGGACATGGTCCCTTTTAGGGGAAATGTCTGAAAAACTAAGAAGATGCAGAAAGGAGCTGGCCGCAGCCATTGACCGGGCCTTTGAAGGAGTCAGTCAGTCCCAGGAGTGCTCGGGCCCTCAGAGGCGGGAGCTGGATGCTGCACcgccctccttccccctcccggCGCCCCAGCTCCTCTGCAGGAGACACCCGCTCTCCGCCTGCGCTGCTGCACCTCTTGCTCCAGTCCCGTCGGCTGCTGAGAACGAGAGCCCTGCCTTTGCACCAAACCATGCCCCAGTAAATGCAAAGCCACATGCTTTCTGCCCCCAAAGAAAACCTCTGACCAGCAAGGAAAACGTATTGATGCATTCCTCCATTTTGGCACCTGAAAGACAGTTTTGGAGAGCCACAGGAGATGGGGAAAACTGGAGAAAAGAAAGTTTAAG GAAAGATATGGAGAAAGATTTGAAGGTTGACTCAAACATGCCACTCAACAATTCTAGCCAAGAAGTCACAAAGGATCTCCTTGATATGATCG ACCATACAAGCATCCGAACTATTGAAGAATTGGCTGGAAAACTAGAATTTGAAAATGAGTTAAACCGCGTGTGTGGTCGCTGCGACGACTCGCCCTTTGAGGAGGAAGCCTGGGCCCTGTTTGTGGACGAGAGCCCTCGGAAGGCCTCGGATGCCGACCCTGGGGGTCTCAAGCAGGCTTTTGATGATCACAATATCGTGGAGACTGTTCTGGACTTGGAAGAAGACTACAATTTGATGACCTCTTTTAAATACCAGATTGAATAG